One Anabas testudineus chromosome 15, fAnaTes1.2, whole genome shotgun sequence genomic window carries:
- the opn3 gene encoding opsin-3 — protein sequence MSVAGSALSHLSKHNAGDEVFLRDMNPANETRAERSAAEHLFHVGTYKLLAFTIGTIGAFGFCNNVVVIILFCKFKRLRTPTNLLLVNISLSDFLVSVVGINFTFASCVKRGWIWSPAACVWDGFSNSLFGIVSIMTLAALAYERYIRVVHAQVVDFPWAWRAIAHIWLYSLAWTGAPLLGWNRYTLEIHQLGCSLDWTSKDPNDASFILLFLLACFFVPVGIMIYCYGNILYTVQMLRSIQDLQTVQIIKILRYEKKVAVMFLLMITCFLVCWTPYAIVSMLEAFGRTSMVSPTVAIIPSFFAKSSTAYNPLIYVFMSRKFRRCLLQLLCSRLSWLQRNLKERPLPRVERPIRPIVMSSSYGSKERPKKRVTFSSSSIVFIIASDDFQQLGVTSKAGSSSEVNVIQVRPL from the exons ATGAGCGTGGCGGGGAGCGCGCTCTCACACCTCTCCAAGCACAATGCTGGAGACGAAGTTTTCCTCCGCGACATGAATCCTGCCAACGAAACCAGAGCCGAGAGGAGCGCAGCGGAGCACCTGTTCCATGTGGGCACCTACAAACTTCTCGCGTTCACCATCGGGACCATTGGAGCGTTCGGCTTCTGCAACAACGTCGTCGTCATCATACTCTTCTGTAAATTCAAGCGACTCCGCACTCCCACCAATTTGTTGCTGGTCAACATAAGTTTGAGTGATTTTCTGGTTTCTGTCGTCGGGATAAACTTCACGTTTGCGTCGTGCGTCAAGCGGGGATGGATTTGGAGCCCGGCAGCGTGCGTATGGGACGGATTCAGCAACAGCTTATTCG GCATCGTTTCCATCATGACTTTGGCAGCCTTGGCCTATGAGCGATACATCCGGGTGGTCCACGCCCAGGTGGTGGACTTCCCCTGGGCGTGGCGGGCCATCGCCCACATCTGGCTGTACTCACTGGCCTGGACAGGGGCTCCTCTGCTGGGATGGAACCGCTACACTCTGGAGATTCACCAGCTGGGATGCTCTCTGGATTGGACATCAAAGGACCCAAATGATGCCTCCTTCATCCTCTTGTTCCTCCTAGCCTGTTTCTTCGTGCCTGTGGGTATCATGATCTACTGCTATGGGAACATCCTTTACACAGTGCAAATG CTGCGCTCCATCCAGGACCTGCAGACGGTTCAGATCATCAAGATCTTGCGGTATGAGAAGAAAGTGGCTGTGATGTTTCTCCTCATGATCACCTGCTTCCTGGTGTGCTGGACGCCCTATGCTATTGTGTCCATGCTGGAGGCCTTCGGCAGGACGAGCATGGTCTCTCCCACAGTGGCCATCATCCCCTCGTTCTTTGCCAAGTCAAGCACAGCCTACAACCCCCTGATCTACGTCTTCATGAGCAGAAAG TTCCGCCGCTGTTTGCTGCAGTTGCTGTGTTCGCGGCTCTCTTGGCTGCAGCGCAACCTCAAAGAGCGTCCCCTGCCTCGCGTGGAACGCCCCATCCGACCGATCGTCATGTCCAGCTCGTATGGCAGCAAGGAGCGGCCCAAAAAGAGGGTGaccttcagctcctcctccatcGTCTTCATCATCGCCAGCGACGACTTCCAACAACTGGGCGTGACCTCCAAGGCTGGAAGTTCCTCTGAGGTCAACGTCATTCAAGTGAGGCCATTGTGA